The Crassaminicella indica genomic interval TATCCAGTAAGTCTTTTAAATCTTGCTAAAGCATCAGCTGCTACAGTTGAGTATGTATGCCCAATATGTAAATTAGAGCTTGGATAATAAATCGGTGTTGTAATATAAAAGCTTCCTTTACTCATAAGTTCTTTTCCTCCTCTTTTTCTTTCTCCTTTTAAGTTCATTTTTACATTTTATCCATTCAAATATACCAAATACAGCCATAACCAAATGTCCTAATAAAGTAATTTTTAATTTATAATGGTCTACTTCCTGAATATATTCGATCACAAAGATTGAAAAGGGTTCAGGATGAAATAAAATTACTGTAATCCCTACAACAATATAGATCACAGAAATAAAAATAAATCCAATCAAATATCCATAGATAAATCTTAAAAACAGCCCTAGCTGCTTCACAAACGCCAAAAGCACCACCTGCCCTTTAAAATAAAAAAACCCGCCCCTAAGCAAAGGGACGAGAAATTTCTCGTGCTACCACCCTAATTCATTACTATCTCACAATAGTAACCTTAGTAAGTGACAAGAATCACCTTGCAAAATTAACGGACGCAACTCCGGCATAACCTAAACAAAAGTCTCAGCTATGCAGTTTAGGGGCCATCTTCAGTATATTACTTCGTGCTAAGTCTCACCACCCCTAGCTCTCTGTAACGAAATATCATACCTACTCTTCCCATCATTACTTTTATCGTATAAGCTTATTATATATACTAATTTATAAAAATATGTAAGTGTTGTCAATACTATTTATGTTATATTTTACTTTTAAATAAGGATTTTTATGCTCTTCTATTTCTCTTCCTACAAACTATTCCAAAACTAAAAAGTTTTTTATCTACCTAATCTAATATTCGCTTTAAGCGAAGCAAACACCAAATTCAATATATTTTTCAGTTTATTCACTCCCATAACCCCATTGAACACAAAATACCTCTTGTCTTTAATTCTGCCAAGAGGTATCTATATATTCATAGTTTTAATCAATTGAAATTTTTATTTTCTAGTTTTTTACTTCCAATTATTTTACTTGCTTGAGTCTAGCAATATCTGCCCAATTATTAGCTGTAGCTTCCTCAACTCTATACATATCTCTCTTAATTATTTGTATGTCTCCTTTGATATGGGCTATATCATTCAGCATACTATCATGTTCTGCTTTGTTCACTTGTGATGAATGCTCTAATGCCTTAACGATTTCATAGGTTTCATCCATTCTAGTTTTCATGTATGCTATTTCATTTTTTATACCTGATATTTCATCTTTCATACCTGATATTTCATCTTTCATACCTGATATTTCAGTTTTTAAAGGCTTTAATTCTTCTTTAAGGATTTCCCTAATTGCTAACAGCAATTCTTTTTCCATCATTTCACCACCTATATTATTGATTAACTTTATTTTAACATCAAATTACTTTCTACTCAAATTTATCAATAAAAAAAATCGTCCCGACTAAATACCATTACAGACATGATAATCCATGCCATAAATCTATTCATCTTTTGTTTTTTTATGCTAAGCAACTTTAAGGCCCCCCTTTTCTTAAGTCAAAACTACTTTTTGTAAAAAAATAAATATATCGTATAAGTATTTTTTCCTGTTTAATAGTTCACTAAAATCTCATATTCTCTTTAGCATACAATATTAATCTATGAAAATACCCACCTACAAACCCATACCGAAGCAAAAATAGCTGCTATATGAGATATTAATGCTGCAGGAAGAGTATGTCTTCCTCTTTTTATTCCCACAGCACCAAAATATACAGCCATGGTATAGAATATAGTTTCAGCTGATCCCATCATAGTACAAGCAAGTCTTCCAATAAAAGAATCTGGTCCATAAGTCCCAACCAAATCCTTTAAAATTCCTAGCGAACCACTCCCTGATATAGGTCTCATAATTGCTAGAGGTAAAACTTCACTTGGAACCCCGAATAATTTTGTAATAGGTGATAATATTTTAATAAATATATTTAAAGCTCCTGAATCTTTAAATATTCCTATAGCTAAAAAAATAGCAATAAGGTATGGCATAATACGAATAGCCGTTTGAAATCCTTCTTTAGCCCCTTCTACAAAAGCTTCGTAAATGTTTACTTTTTTAATCATCCCATGTACTAAAATGATAGTGATTAAAATAGGAATAATCATTATAGATATAAAATTCAAAATTTGAATCATATTAATATTTCCTTTCTAATAATTTACAAGCTATAATCCCTACAATAGTTGAAACAGCAGTTGCAGTAATGGAGGTCCCGATAATCTCTGTAGGATTTAAGCTTCCCGCATCTGCTCGGATCTTGAGTACAGATAATGGAATAAGCTGAATAGACGACATGTTAATAACTAAAAACATACACATAGCATTACTTGCTGTACTTTTGTCATTATTAATCCTTTGAAGCTGTTCCATTGTCTTAAGTCCTAGTGCTGTTGCAGAATTACCTGCACCAAACATATTTGCTACCATGTTCATGACTATACTGCTAATAGCAGGATGGTTTTTAGGGATTGTAGGATACAAAAGTCTTATAAATGGACTCATTATCCTTCCAATTTTTCTTATTAGTCCTGACTTTTCTGCTATATTCATAAGTCCTAACCACACTGCCATAATTCCAGTAAGACCTATTGCAAATACTACTGCCTCTTGAGTATTTTTAATAACAGCATCATTAATCACATGGGTATTCTGTGTGAATACAGCAGTAATAATGCCTATAATCATCATCATAAACCAAATGACACTCATCATTTCTTATCTCCCCATTTCTTTATAAGGCTTAAATATTAACGTTATATAAATATCCCTATGAAAGTATATGATATTACTCAAAAAACATATGAATATAAATCCTTTATAAAAAGACATAATGTAAAGAATTTTTTCGTATCTATCTATGAAAGGGGGAATACTCTTTGAATATAAAAGTTTCTTTAGGAGATCTAGGTATTATTTTATTAGGCTCAGCATTATTTGTTTTCATAATTTATGCAATCATACTTTTAAAAAACTTAAATGCCATAGTAAAAATCATACAAAAAACACTTAAAGATCATCAAGATAACATCGATATCCTTCTGAATAAGGTTCCTGATATCGCAAAAAACTCAAATATTTCAACATGGATATTGAGTAGTATACAGGTTATATATGCTCTAAAAAAAATAATAAAATTCTTTTAAAATTTATGGTTGACTTTTATTTACAATTCTGGTACTATTTAATTACATTAAAAAAAATGTCGAAAGTTGTAGAAGAAAGGAGATAAACAAATGAAATCCACAGGTATTGTAAGAAAAGTAGATGAACTAGGTAGAGTAGTACTTCCAATTGAATTAAGAAGAACATTAAACATCAAAGAAAAGGATGCGCTTGAGATTTATGTCGATAAAGATCAAATCATCCTAAAAAAATACGAACCAGCTTGTATTTTCTGCGGTCAAGCAAAGGATATCGAAGTTTTCAAAGGAAAAAATATCTGCCCAGCTTGTATAGAAGAGTTGAGCAAATAAAAATAACTTGTGCTACAGCACAAGTATTTTTATTTGTTTTGACTATCTCTTCCATATATTTCATGAATCTCATCTGTGTATGTTCCATCTTCATTATAAACATATAAAGGATCCATGAATTTTAATTCGGGTCTTCCATATTTTACGCATTGTATTAATAAAATATTAGGTTTTTTATTTTTATTAGGATGGACAAATCTTATTTTCTTAGGCTCAAGTCGATATTGTCTGCATAAATAAATAATATCTACCAATCTATGGGGTCTATGTACCATATAAAAATGACCTCTATCCTTTAAAAGCTTACTAGAAACAGAAATAACATCTTCTAATGTGCATTTTACTTCATGTCTTGATATGGCTTTCATGCTTTCAGGATTTAAAAGCCCTCCTCCTGCGTTCATATAAGGAGGATTAGATGTAACACAATCAAAGGAATAAGACTCTATATGTTCTAATATATTTTTTAAGTCTTCATTGATAATTTTTACTCTATCTTGTAATTTATTCAGCTTTACACTTCTTTGAGCCATTTCTGCAACAGCTTCTTGAATTTCAACGCCCAAAATTTCTTTTGCATCTGTTTTTCCTGCTAGTAATATAGGGATAATTCCTGTTCCCGTTCCCAAATCTACAACTCGCCAATTTTTTCTTATTTCACAAAAATTGCTAAGCAGTACAGCATCA includes:
- a CDS encoding spore maturation protein — protein: MIQILNFISIMIIPILITIILVHGMIKKVNIYEAFVEGAKEGFQTAIRIMPYLIAIFLAIGIFKDSGALNIFIKILSPITKLFGVPSEVLPLAIMRPISGSGSLGILKDLVGTYGPDSFIGRLACTMMGSAETIFYTMAVYFGAVGIKRGRHTLPAALISHIAAIFASVWVCRWVFS
- a CDS encoding nucleoside recognition domain-containing protein, which produces MMSVIWFMMMIIGIITAVFTQNTHVINDAVIKNTQEAVVFAIGLTGIMAVWLGLMNIAEKSGLIRKIGRIMSPFIRLLYPTIPKNHPAISSIVMNMVANMFGAGNSATALGLKTMEQLQRINNDKSTASNAMCMFLVINMSSIQLIPLSVLKIRADAGSLNPTEIIGTSITATAVSTIVGIIACKLLERKY
- a CDS encoding AbrB/MazE/SpoVT family DNA-binding domain-containing protein translates to MKSTGIVRKVDELGRVVLPIELRRTLNIKEKDALEIYVDKDQIILKKYEPACIFCGQAKDIEVFKGKNICPACIEELSK
- a CDS encoding tRNA1(Val) (adenine(37)-N6)-methyltransferase, coding for MEEKLVKQHERVDDLQCKGLRLIQNPNGFCFGIDAVLLSNFCEIRKNWRVVDLGTGTGIIPILLAGKTDAKEILGVEIQEAVAEMAQRSVKLNKLQDRVKIINEDLKNILEHIESYSFDCVTSNPPYMNAGGGLLNPESMKAISRHEVKCTLEDVISVSSKLLKDRGHFYMVHRPHRLVDIIYLCRQYRLEPKKIRFVHPNKNKKPNILLIQCVKYGRPELKFMDPLYVYNEDGTYTDEIHEIYGRDSQNK